Proteins co-encoded in one Stenotrophomonas maltophilia genomic window:
- the secE gene encoding preprotein translocase subunit SecE: MNSKIEHSKDTSATGGDIVKYVAASLLVLAGLFVWFWFSADSGRAAQLGAWAGQLRALAVVVGLVGGIGVFMLTGKGRDTREFLSESRFELRKVVWPTRQEAIRMTWVVMVVVTILSLLLGGFDYVIQWLVQLFLSR, encoded by the coding sequence ATGAATAGCAAGATCGAACACTCCAAGGACACCTCCGCCACGGGCGGGGATATCGTCAAGTATGTCGCCGCATCGCTGCTGGTGCTGGCCGGTCTGTTCGTCTGGTTCTGGTTCTCCGCCGACTCCGGTCGCGCCGCCCAGCTGGGTGCGTGGGCCGGTCAGTTGCGTGCGTTGGCGGTTGTGGTCGGCCTGGTTGGCGGTATCGGCGTGTTCATGCTGACCGGCAAGGGGCGCGACACCCGCGAATTCCTCTCCGAGTCGCGTTTCGAACTGCGCAAGGTGGTCTGGCCGACGCGCCAGGAAGCCATCCGCATGACCTGGGTCGTGATGGTGGTGGTAACCATTCTCAGCCTGCTGCTGGGTGGGTTCGATTACGTCATTCAGTGGCTGGTTCAGCTGTTCCTGAGCCGCTAA
- a CDS encoding cyanophycinase, which yields MRRLHQAWFAPITCLVVLVLAWPLATSAQDLHGPGFAYYEVGDLDAPRPGPRAPAMMLMGGGEWVPDAFQWWLRQAGNGRVLILRASGSDELQDRLYHDIGGTTAVQTLVFDSRRGADDPAVLRVVAAADAIFIAGGDQSRYIRFWKGTALNRALNAHVRAGKPIAGTSAGLAILGGYAYGALDGGSITSAGALADPMGSAVTLDHGFLQMPYLQRVVTDTHFDKRDRLGRLIVFVARAAQDSGDPGIVGIGVDEDTALCVEPDGQAQVYSADGEGKVWVVSPGRDADRLVQGEPLRFHAVPVTVVASGSRMRLDDFEADADYQAVADINDGELEFTRR from the coding sequence ATGCGACGCCTCCATCAGGCCTGGTTTGCCCCGATCACCTGTCTGGTGGTCCTGGTGTTGGCCTGGCCGTTGGCCACGTCCGCGCAGGACCTGCACGGTCCCGGCTTTGCGTATTACGAAGTGGGCGATCTGGACGCGCCGCGGCCCGGCCCGCGCGCCCCGGCCATGATGCTGATGGGCGGTGGGGAGTGGGTGCCCGATGCCTTCCAGTGGTGGTTGCGGCAGGCCGGCAACGGCCGCGTGCTGATCCTGCGCGCCTCCGGCAGCGATGAACTGCAGGACCGGCTGTACCACGACATCGGCGGCACCACCGCCGTGCAGACCCTGGTCTTCGACAGCCGCCGGGGCGCCGACGATCCGGCCGTGCTGCGCGTGGTGGCGGCGGCCGATGCCATCTTCATCGCCGGTGGCGACCAGTCGCGCTACATCCGCTTCTGGAAGGGCACCGCGCTCAACCGTGCGCTCAATGCACACGTGCGTGCCGGCAAGCCGATCGCCGGCACCAGTGCCGGCCTGGCGATCCTCGGCGGCTATGCCTATGGCGCGCTCGATGGTGGCAGCATCACCTCGGCCGGTGCACTGGCCGATCCCATGGGCAGCGCGGTCACCCTGGACCATGGTTTCCTGCAGATGCCCTACCTCCAGCGCGTGGTCACCGACACCCACTTCGACAAGCGTGACCGGCTCGGCCGCCTGATCGTGTTCGTGGCCCGCGCCGCGCAGGACAGTGGTGACCCCGGCATCGTCGGCATCGGCGTGGACGAAGATACTGCCCTGTGCGTGGAGCCCGATGGCCAGGCCCAGGTCTACAGCGCTGATGGCGAGGGCAAGGTCTGGGTGGTCAGCCCCGGTCGCGATGCCGACCGGCTGGTCCAGGGCGAGCCACTGCGCTTCCATGCGGTGCCGGTGACGGTGGTTGCCAGCGGCAGCCGCATGCGGCTGGATGACTTCGAGGCCGATGCCGATTACCAGGCGGTGGCCGACATCAATGACGGCGAGCTTGAGTTCACCCGTCGGTAG
- the tuf gene encoding elongation factor Tu, whose translation MAKGKFERTKPHVNVGTIGHVDHGKTTLTAALTKIGAERFGGEFKAYDAIDAAPEEKARGITISTAHVEYESPTRHYAHVDCPGHADYVKNMITGAAQMDGAILVCSAADGPMPQTREHILLSRQVGVPYIVVFLNKADMVDDAELLELVEMEVRELLSKYEFPGDDTPIIAGSARLALEGDQSDIGVPAILKLVDALDTWIPEPERAIDKPFLMPVEDVFSISGRGTVVTGRIERGIIKVGDEIEIVGIRPVQKTTVTGVEMFRKLLDQGQAGDNAGLLLRGTKRDDVERGQVLAKPGSIKPHTKFEGEVYVLSKDEGGRHTPFFNGYRPQFYFRTTDITGAAKLPEGVEMVMPGDNIKMEVTLINPVAMDEGLRFAIREGGRTVGAGVVSKIIE comes from the coding sequence ATGGCCAAGGGTAAGTTCGAGCGCACCAAGCCGCACGTCAATGTCGGCACCATCGGTCACGTCGACCACGGCAAGACCACGCTGACCGCCGCACTGACCAAGATCGGTGCCGAGCGCTTCGGTGGCGAGTTCAAGGCATATGACGCCATCGACGCCGCGCCGGAAGAAAAGGCTCGTGGTATCACGATCTCGACCGCGCACGTCGAATACGAATCCCCGACCCGTCACTACGCCCACGTTGACTGCCCGGGCCACGCTGACTACGTCAAGAACATGATCACCGGTGCCGCCCAGATGGACGGCGCGATCCTGGTGTGCTCGGCCGCTGACGGCCCGATGCCGCAAACCCGCGAGCACATCCTGCTGTCGCGTCAGGTCGGCGTGCCGTACATCGTCGTGTTCCTGAACAAGGCCGACATGGTTGACGACGCCGAGCTGCTCGAGCTGGTCGAGATGGAAGTGCGCGAACTGCTGAGCAAGTACGAGTTCCCGGGCGACGACACCCCGATCATCGCCGGTTCGGCCCGTCTGGCGCTGGAAGGCGACCAGAGCGACATCGGCGTGCCGGCCATCCTGAAGCTGGTCGATGCCCTGGACACCTGGATTCCGGAGCCGGAGCGTGCGATCGACAAGCCGTTCCTGATGCCGGTGGAAGACGTGTTCTCGATCTCGGGCCGCGGCACCGTGGTGACCGGTCGTATCGAGCGCGGCATCATCAAGGTCGGCGACGAAATCGAAATCGTCGGTATCCGTCCGGTGCAGAAGACCACCGTGACCGGCGTCGAAATGTTCCGCAAGCTGCTGGACCAGGGCCAGGCAGGCGACAACGCCGGTCTGCTGCTGCGCGGCACCAAGCGTGACGACGTCGAGCGTGGCCAGGTTCTGGCCAAGCCGGGTTCGATCAAGCCGCACACCAAGTTCGAAGGCGAAGTCTACGTCCTGTCGAAGGACGAGGGCGGCCGTCACACCCCGTTCTTCAACGGCTACCGTCCGCAGTTCTACTTCCGCACCACCGACATCACCGGCGCTGCCAAGCTGCCGGAAGGCGTCGAAATGGTGATGCCGGGTGACAACATCAAGATGGAAGTCACCCTGATCAACCCGGTGGCAATGGACGAAGGTCTGCGCTTCGCCATCCGCGAAGGCGGCCGTACCGTCGGCGCCGGCGTGGTCTCGAAGATCATCGAGTAA
- the nusG gene encoding transcription termination/antitermination protein NusG: protein MKRWYVVHAYSGFEKSVAQALRDRIVRDGMEERFGDVLVPTEEVVEMRAGQKRRSERKFFPGYVLVQIETHEEAGIPRIDNESWHLVKETPRVMGFIGGTADRPLPIADSEAEAILNRVQEGVEKPRPKVLFEPGQMVRVTDGPFNDFNGVVEEVNYEKSRLRVSVLIFGRATPVELEFGQVEKAV from the coding sequence ATGAAGCGTTGGTACGTCGTTCACGCCTATTCGGGCTTCGAGAAGTCGGTGGCGCAGGCTCTGCGCGATCGCATCGTCCGTGACGGCATGGAAGAGCGCTTCGGCGACGTCCTGGTCCCGACCGAAGAAGTGGTCGAGATGCGCGCTGGCCAGAAGCGCCGCTCCGAGCGCAAGTTCTTCCCGGGTTACGTGCTGGTCCAGATCGAGACCCACGAAGAAGCCGGCATTCCGCGCATCGACAACGAAAGCTGGCACCTGGTGAAGGAAACCCCGCGTGTGATGGGCTTCATCGGCGGCACCGCCGACCGTCCGTTGCCGATCGCCGATTCCGAGGCCGAAGCCATCCTGAATCGCGTTCAGGAGGGTGTCGAGAAGCCGCGCCCGAAGGTGCTGTTCGAGCCGGGCCAGATGGTCCGCGTCACCGACGGCCCGTTCAACGATTTCAATGGCGTCGTCGAAGAAGTCAACTACGAGAAGAGCCGTCTGCGCGTCTCGGTGCTGATCTTCGGTCGTGCCACCCCGGTCGAGCTCGAGTTCGGCCAGGTCGAAAAGGCCGTCTGA
- a CDS encoding isoaspartyl peptidase/L-asparaginase family protein, translating to MKLRLALSALLSLPLLAQAAPAASPLLVIHGGAGVERKDLSPAEEKAAREALRAALLKGHAELAAGRPALAAVTAAITVLEDDPTFNAGKGAVFTHDGRNELDAAVMDGATQAAGAVAGVQRVRNPILLAQTVMQKSRHVMMVGQGAEAFAVEQGTVLVDPSYFRTEKRWQQLQRALKEEASGQAHADLETARHFGTVGAVALDAQGQLAAGTSTGGMTNKRYGRVGDSPIIGAGTWADARCAVSGTGWGEYYIRTAAAHEICARMRYQGQTPEQAGKGVINETIPQMGGDGGAIVLAADGKMATPFNTQGMYRGWIGADGVPHVAIFASESLPVPGQ from the coding sequence ATGAAACTGCGCCTTGCGCTGTCCGCGCTGTTGTCCCTGCCGCTGCTGGCCCAGGCCGCGCCGGCGGCTTCGCCGCTGCTGGTCATCCATGGCGGTGCCGGTGTCGAGCGCAAGGATCTGTCACCGGCCGAAGAGAAGGCCGCGCGCGAGGCGCTGCGTGCCGCGCTGCTGAAGGGCCATGCCGAACTGGCCGCCGGCCGTCCGGCGCTGGCCGCAGTCACGGCGGCGATCACCGTGCTTGAGGACGATCCCACCTTCAATGCCGGCAAGGGGGCGGTGTTCACCCATGACGGCCGCAACGAGCTGGATGCTGCGGTCATGGACGGTGCCACCCAGGCCGCCGGCGCGGTGGCCGGCGTGCAGCGGGTGCGCAACCCGATCCTGCTGGCGCAGACGGTCATGCAGAAGTCGAGGCACGTGATGATGGTCGGGCAGGGTGCCGAGGCGTTCGCAGTGGAGCAGGGCACGGTGTTGGTCGATCCGTCCTACTTCCGCACCGAAAAGCGCTGGCAGCAGCTGCAGCGTGCACTGAAGGAAGAGGCCAGCGGCCAGGCGCACGCCGATCTGGAGACCGCAAGACACTTCGGTACCGTCGGAGCGGTCGCGCTGGATGCGCAGGGGCAGCTCGCAGCAGGCACTTCCACCGGCGGCATGACCAACAAGCGCTATGGACGGGTGGGTGACTCGCCGATCATCGGTGCCGGCACATGGGCCGATGCGCGCTGCGCGGTATCAGGCACCGGCTGGGGCGAGTACTACATCCGCACGGCCGCCGCGCACGAGATCTGTGCCCGCATGCGCTACCAGGGGCAGACCCCGGAACAGGCCGGCAAGGGCGTGATCAACGAGACGATTCCGCAGATGGGCGGCGACGGCGGCGCGATCGTGCTCGCGGCAGACGGAAAAATGGCCACGCCCTTCAACACCCAGGGCATGTATCGGGGCTGGATCGGCGCCGACGGTGTCCCGCATGTCGCAATTTTCGCCAGCGAGAGCCTGCCGGTCCCCGGGCAATAA